A window of Mucilaginibacter sp. PAMC 26640 contains these coding sequences:
- a CDS encoding permease, whose translation MKKIHLLLLKSFIRPFIVTLFIVMFVLLMLFLFKYIDDLIGKGFQWYIILELMMYNSATNVAMALPLSVLLSSIMTYGSLGENYELVAIKSAGISLRRAMYPMMVVVVILSIAAFAFSDWMLPRANLKYYSLLYDARKQKSADLLPENIFSNRFPGYSIRVKEKDPDGQTLHNIMIYQHSELETNQSVTFAKSGLMYRSKDDLYLILQLKDGVRYEEQASENNYSARQKLVRFRFKEREQKFDLSGFNMTRTNENEFRSASMMMDLKQIQHYVDSANRNVDSTVRTNYALIKPYIRYFAVPLKSAVIKHLVPADSIKLGGPGDKINAYNNAASEVKQIQDMIKNRTDNYKESTKSVRRYIMEYHKKFTLGAACIVLFLIGAPLGAIIRKGGLGLPVVVSVIFFLIYYIIGTIGEKSAKEGDLSPIIGSWIAIAVLFPIGIFLSYKAATDSALFDMDIYKRYFKRLRNRKASTPA comes from the coding sequence ATGAAGAAGATCCATCTATTACTGCTCAAATCATTTATAAGGCCTTTTATTGTCACCTTGTTTATTGTGATGTTTGTGCTGTTGATGTTGTTTTTGTTTAAATACATCGACGATCTGATTGGCAAGGGCTTTCAATGGTATATCATCCTGGAGCTGATGATGTACAACTCTGCCACTAACGTGGCAATGGCACTTCCACTTTCTGTATTGCTTTCATCTATCATGACATATGGTAGTCTCGGTGAAAATTATGAACTGGTAGCGATCAAATCGGCGGGTATTTCGCTTCGCCGTGCCATGTATCCTATGATGGTGGTAGTGGTGATATTAAGTATAGCAGCTTTTGCTTTTTCGGATTGGATGCTACCCCGGGCTAATCTTAAATATTATTCTTTGTTGTACGATGCGCGCAAGCAAAAGTCTGCGGATCTTTTGCCCGAGAATATATTCAGCAACCGTTTCCCGGGATACTCTATTCGTGTAAAAGAAAAAGACCCGGATGGGCAGACACTGCACAACATCATGATCTATCAGCACAGTGAGCTGGAAACCAATCAAAGCGTAACCTTTGCCAAATCGGGGTTAATGTATCGCTCCAAAGATGATCTTTATCTTATTCTGCAATTGAAGGATGGGGTAAGGTACGAAGAACAGGCAAGCGAAAACAATTACTCTGCGCGTCAAAAGTTGGTCCGCTTTCGCTTTAAAGAGAGGGAGCAAAAATTTGATCTTTCTGGATTTAATATGACGCGGACTAATGAGAACGAATTCAGAAGTGCATCGATGATGATGGATCTTAAACAGATCCAGCATTATGTAGATTCTGCAAACCGCAATGTTGACAGCACGGTGCGTACTAATTATGCACTCATAAAGCCTTACATCAGGTATTTTGCCGTACCACTTAAATCTGCCGTTATTAAGCACCTGGTGCCGGCAGACAGTATTAAGCTGGGTGGACCGGGCGACAAAATTAATGCATATAATAATGCTGCGAGTGAAGTGAAGCAGATCCAGGATATGATAAAAAACCGCACCGATAATTACAAGGAGTCGACCAAAAGTGTGCGGCGCTACATTATGGAATACCATAAGAAGTTTACCCTGGGTGCTGCTTGTATCGTGTTGTTCCTGATTGGTGCTCCGCTAGGCGCAATTATCCGTAAGGGCGGCCTAGGCCTGCCTGTTGTGGTATCCGTGATCTTCTTTTTAATCTATTACATTATTGGTACCATAGGCGAAAAATCAGCAAAAGAAGGTGACCTGTCGCCAATTATTGGCTCATGGATAGCTATTGCCGTGCTTTTCCCTATCGGGATTTTTTTAAGCTACAAAGCTGCTACAGACTCCGCATTATTTGATATGGATATCTACAAACGGTATTTCAAACGCCTTCGTAACCGCAAGGCAAGCACCCCCGCATAG
- a CDS encoding bifunctional 3,4-dihydroxy-2-butanone 4-phosphate synthase/GTP cyclohydrolase II → MGPGKLKEMLNTIPEAIEAIKAGKTIIVVDDEDRENEGDFLTAARNATPEAINFMVKYGRGLVCAPITKQRASELELEPMVTRNTTSHETNFTVSVDLLGHGCTTGISATDRSKTTLALIDPATKPDDLGRPGHIFPLIAKDGGVLRRSGHTEAAIDFSVLAGFEPAGVICEIMKEDGDMARLPELLDMAREFNLVIVSIKDLIAYRLSTESMVRKEVSVKMPTEWGDFDMVAYTQMDTGENHLALVKGEWEPDEPILVRVHSSCVTGDIFGSCRCDCGPQLHKAMEIISKEGKGVIIYMNQEGRGIGLINKLKAYHLQENGLDTVEANIKLGFSMDQRDYGIGAQILRNLGISKMRLLTNNPKKRAGLIGYGLEVIENLPIEIASNPHNEAYLRTKRDKMDHAIMREH, encoded by the coding sequence ATGGGGCCTGGAAAACTTAAAGAAATGCTCAATACCATACCGGAAGCAATAGAAGCCATAAAAGCGGGTAAGACTATTATTGTTGTTGATGATGAAGACCGCGAGAATGAAGGTGACTTTTTAACTGCTGCCCGCAATGCCACGCCAGAGGCCATAAACTTTATGGTTAAGTATGGGCGTGGATTGGTTTGTGCCCCTATTACCAAACAACGAGCCAGTGAGCTGGAATTGGAGCCAATGGTTACGCGCAATACAACCTCGCACGAAACCAATTTTACGGTATCTGTTGATTTGCTGGGCCATGGCTGTACCACTGGTATATCTGCTACAGACCGTTCTAAAACCACGCTTGCTTTAATAGACCCTGCAACTAAGCCGGATGATTTGGGTCGCCCGGGGCATATTTTCCCGCTGATTGCTAAGGATGGCGGTGTTCTACGCCGATCTGGCCACACTGAGGCCGCGATTGATTTCTCGGTATTGGCTGGTTTTGAACCTGCCGGCGTAATTTGTGAGATAATGAAAGAGGATGGCGACATGGCCCGCCTGCCAGAACTATTGGATATGGCCAGGGAGTTTAACCTTGTTATCGTTTCTATTAAAGATCTTATTGCCTACAGGCTCAGTACCGAATCTATGGTACGTAAGGAAGTATCTGTTAAAATGCCAACCGAGTGGGGAGATTTTGATATGGTTGCCTACACGCAGATGGATACCGGAGAAAATCACCTTGCGCTTGTTAAAGGAGAATGGGAGCCTGACGAGCCAATTTTGGTGCGCGTTCACAGTTCTTGTGTAACGGGTGATATCTTTGGCTCATGCCGTTGCGATTGTGGCCCTCAGCTGCACAAAGCGATGGAGATCATCAGCAAAGAAGGCAAAGGGGTTATTATCTATATGAACCAGGAGGGCCGTGGGATTGGGCTCATTAATAAATTAAAAGCATACCACTTACAGGAAAATGGATTGGATACTGTAGAAGCCAACATAAAACTTGGCTTTAGCATGGATCAGCGCGATTATGGCATTGGTGCACAGATTCTACGTAACCTGGGCATCTCAAAAATGAGATTGCTGACCAATAATCCAAAAAAACGCGCCGGCTTAATCGGCTACGGATTGGAAGTGATCGAAAATCTGCCGATAGAAATAGCATCCAACCCGCATAACGAAGCATACTTAAGAACAAAAAGAGATAAAATGGATCACGCTATTATGCGTGAGCATTAA
- a CDS encoding N(6)-L-threonylcarbamoyladenine synthase TsaD, whose amino-acid sequence MPVILGIESSCDETSASVCVDGKILSNVIANQTIHEAYGGVVPELASRVHQQNIVPAVQQALLNAKVNKNDIDAVAFTRGPGLLGSLLVGVSFAKAFALASNIPLIDINHMQAHILAHFIADNKPTFPFLCLTVSGGHTQIVLVKDYFDMEVIGQTLDDAAGEAMDKTSKILGLPYPGGPLIDKYARSGNPDAYRFPEPQIPGYNFSFSGVKTAILYFIRDNVAKNSDFIQENLPDICASVEKRIATILLNKLKRAAEEYGIVDIALAGGVSANTGLREGLTKLCADKGWNCFIPKFEYCTDNAAMIAIAGYYKFLKGEFVGQEVAPLARMPM is encoded by the coding sequence GTGCCCGTAATTTTAGGAATCGAATCTTCTTGTGATGAAACCTCCGCATCTGTTTGTGTTGATGGCAAGATATTAAGCAATGTTATTGCAAATCAAACCATTCACGAAGCTTACGGAGGTGTTGTGCCCGAGCTTGCCTCCAGGGTGCATCAACAAAACATTGTTCCTGCTGTACAGCAAGCTTTATTGAACGCAAAAGTAAACAAAAATGATATTGATGCAGTAGCTTTCACGCGCGGCCCCGGCCTTTTAGGTTCTTTATTGGTGGGCGTATCATTTGCAAAGGCATTTGCGCTGGCCAGTAATATCCCATTGATAGATATTAATCACATGCAGGCGCACATTTTGGCTCATTTCATTGCTGATAATAAACCAACCTTCCCTTTTTTGTGCCTTACCGTGTCCGGCGGGCATACACAGATCGTATTGGTGAAAGATTATTTCGATATGGAAGTAATTGGCCAAACGCTGGATGATGCGGCAGGAGAGGCAATGGATAAAACAAGCAAAATTTTAGGTCTGCCTTATCCAGGTGGTCCGTTGATAGATAAATATGCGCGTAGTGGCAACCCTGATGCCTACAGGTTTCCTGAGCCGCAAATTCCCGGGTATAATTTTAGTTTTAGCGGGGTAAAAACTGCAATTTTATATTTTATAAGAGATAACGTTGCTAAGAACTCCGATTTTATACAAGAAAACCTGCCCGATATTTGTGCTTCGGTAGAGAAACGTATTGCTACTATACTGCTAAACAAACTCAAGCGTGCCGCAGAGGAGTACGGGATAGTTGATATAGCACTTGCTGGTGGCGTATCTGCTAATACGGGGTTACGGGAAGGTTTAACAAAGCTGTGCGCCGATAAAGGCTGGAACTGCTTTATTCCCAAATTTGAATATTGTACTGATAATGCTGCAATGATAGCCATTGCAGGGTATTATAAATTTTTAAAAGGCGAATTTGTAGGGCAGGAGGTTGCTCCGCTGGCAAGGATGCCAATGTAA
- a CDS encoding DEAD/DEAH box helicase, giving the protein MNPFIQLGIRHDIVNAISELGFENPTPIQEQSIPVLLTGSNDFVGLAQTGTGKTAAFGLPLLELLDFEENHPQALVLCPTRELCLQITNDIKNYAKKMNNVNVVAVYGGASIQDQLRQIKRGVQIVVATPGRMLDIINRKAIDFSQVKFVVLDEADEMLNMGFQEDIDSILSTTPDEKKTWLFSATMPSEVRRIAKKYMDNPFELTMGEKNTGNVNIDHEYYVVRARDKYAAFKRIVDNNPEIFGIVFCRTKIETQEIAEALIKDGYNADSLHGDLSQQQRDKVMKRYRERSLQLLIATDVAARGIDVNDVTHVINYSLPDEIENYTHRSGRTARAGKTGVSIAIINSKELGKIRQIERTIGKKFVKGEIPTGFDVCEKQLFALVHKVHNVEVNESQIEQYIPRIMDEFAELSKEDVIKRFASLEFNRFLDYYKNAPDLNAPADDRMRDGDRGERGTRDATGKSEYTRLFINLGSVDEFNRGDLLGYICNNGKISGRTVGKIDVKGVYSFFEVSNADVEMVTNNFKGVEFKGREVRIEVSGEGTSTTRSGGGERREGGYQRREGGGGYNRERSGGGERREGGFNRDRNKSAGGGGFRDFSGKPREERPERRRRF; this is encoded by the coding sequence ATGAACCCATTTATTCAACTGGGAATCCGTCATGATATTGTTAATGCCATCTCTGAGTTAGGATTTGAAAATCCAACACCAATCCAGGAACAGTCAATTCCGGTATTGTTAACAGGCAGCAACGATTTTGTCGGATTAGCCCAAACAGGGACCGGTAAAACAGCTGCTTTTGGACTGCCGCTATTGGAACTGCTCGATTTCGAAGAAAATCATCCGCAGGCGCTTGTTTTATGCCCGACACGTGAGCTTTGCTTACAGATCACGAACGACATTAAGAACTACGCCAAAAAAATGAACAACGTTAATGTTGTTGCCGTTTATGGCGGTGCAAGTATTCAAGATCAGTTACGCCAGATTAAACGCGGCGTACAGATCGTTGTAGCTACACCGGGCCGTATGCTCGACATTATTAACCGTAAGGCGATAGACTTTTCGCAGGTTAAGTTTGTAGTATTGGATGAGGCTGATGAGATGCTCAACATGGGCTTTCAGGAAGACATTGACAGTATTTTATCCACCACTCCTGACGAGAAAAAAACCTGGCTGTTTTCTGCCACTATGCCTTCTGAAGTTAGAAGGATCGCTAAAAAATACATGGATAACCCTTTTGAGTTAACCATGGGCGAAAAAAACACAGGTAATGTGAATATCGACCACGAGTACTATGTAGTACGTGCCCGTGATAAATATGCCGCATTTAAGCGTATAGTTGATAATAATCCGGAGATCTTCGGTATTGTATTTTGCCGTACTAAAATTGAGACTCAGGAAATTGCAGAGGCACTTATTAAAGACGGTTACAACGCCGATTCTTTACATGGTGATCTATCTCAGCAACAACGTGATAAGGTAATGAAACGTTACCGCGAGCGCAGTCTGCAACTATTGATTGCTACAGATGTTGCCGCACGTGGGATAGATGTTAATGATGTTACACACGTTATTAACTATAGTTTACCTGATGAGATAGAAAACTACACCCACCGTAGCGGCCGTACAGCCCGTGCAGGTAAAACCGGTGTATCTATCGCTATCATCAACAGTAAAGAGCTTGGCAAAATACGCCAGATTGAGCGCACCATCGGTAAAAAGTTTGTTAAGGGTGAAATACCTACTGGCTTTGATGTTTGCGAAAAGCAATTATTTGCATTGGTGCATAAAGTACACAATGTAGAGGTTAACGAAAGCCAGATCGAGCAATACATCCCGCGTATTATGGATGAGTTTGCTGAGCTGAGCAAAGAGGATGTAATCAAACGTTTTGCATCTTTAGAATTTAACCGCTTTTTAGATTATTATAAAAATGCTCCTGACCTGAATGCTCCGGCTGATGACAGGATGCGTGATGGTGACCGTGGCGAGCGCGGAACGCGCGATGCTACCGGTAAATCAGAATATACCCGTTTGTTTATTAATCTTGGAAGTGTAGATGAATTCAACCGTGGCGACTTGCTGGGTTACATTTGCAACAACGGAAAGATAAGCGGCCGTACAGTAGGCAAAATTGATGTTAAAGGAGTTTACTCATTCTTTGAAGTAAGCAATGCAGACGTTGAAATGGTTACTAACAATTTCAAAGGCGTTGAATTTAAAGGCCGCGAAGTAAGGATAGAAGTATCCGGTGAAGGAACCAGCACTACCCGTAGCGGTGGCGGTGAAAGGCGCGAAGGCGGATACCAAAGGCGCGAAGGCGGTGGCGGTTATAACCGTGAAAGAAGCGGTGGTGGTGAAAGACGCGAAGGCGGATTTAACAGAGACAGGAACAAAAGCGCCGGTGGCGGTGGTTTCCGCGATTTCTCTGGTAAACCCCGCGAAGAGCGGCCAGAACGTCGTAGAAGATTCTAA
- a CDS encoding glycerol-3-phosphate dehydrogenase, with product MLKQINKILVVGGGSWATANVKMLTDNTVDKEIFWWMRNEHAVEHISKFGHNPNYLSSVEIKVPAANISALLKPLIAAADCILLNVPAAFLKEALNGITAEDLADKKIVSAIKGIVPDENQIIGEFMHQKYNVSFSNFMVISGPCHAEEVALEKLSYLTIASQDVALATEFASMLNTRYIKTIVSDDIYGTEYGAVLKNVYAIASGICHGVGYGDNFQAVLISNAIRELERFVDQVHPIDRDIKESAYLGDLLVTAYSQFSRNRTFGNMIGKGYTVTSAQLEMNMIAEGYYAVNCLHQVNRQYKVDMPICEAVYAILYKKSSPTVEMRKLAEKLS from the coding sequence ATGCTTAAGCAAATAAATAAAATACTTGTAGTTGGCGGCGGTAGCTGGGCCACAGCTAATGTCAAAATGCTTACCGATAACACCGTAGATAAAGAGATCTTTTGGTGGATGCGAAATGAGCACGCAGTAGAACACATCAGCAAATTTGGCCATAATCCCAACTATTTAAGTTCTGTTGAAATAAAAGTACCAGCCGCTAATATCTCTGCCTTATTAAAACCATTGATTGCAGCTGCAGATTGCATTCTGTTAAACGTACCCGCTGCTTTTTTAAAAGAGGCTTTGAACGGCATCACCGCGGAGGATCTGGCCGATAAAAAAATTGTATCCGCTATTAAAGGCATTGTTCCTGATGAAAACCAGATCATTGGCGAATTTATGCATCAAAAGTATAACGTATCATTTAGCAATTTCATGGTGATCAGCGGCCCCTGCCATGCCGAAGAAGTAGCTTTGGAGAAACTCTCCTACTTAACTATTGCTTCACAGGATGTTGCGCTGGCAACAGAGTTTGCCTCTATGCTGAATACCCGTTATATAAAAACAATTGTTTCTGATGATATTTACGGTACCGAGTATGGCGCGGTGCTTAAAAATGTTTACGCAATTGCGAGTGGTATTTGCCATGGGGTTGGTTATGGCGATAATTTTCAAGCCGTGCTGATCTCAAACGCTATTCGCGAACTTGAGCGTTTTGTTGACCAGGTACACCCCATCGATCGCGACATCAAAGAGTCGGCTTACCTCGGCGATTTGCTGGTTACAGCCTATTCCCAGTTTAGCCGAAACAGAACTTTCGGCAACATGATAGGTAAGGGTTACACCGTCACGTCGGCACAGTTGGAAATGAATATGATTGCTGAGGGATATTATGCAGTAAATTGCCTACACCAGGTTAACAGGCAGTACAAAGTAGATATGCCCATTTGCGAAGCTGTATATGCTATTTTGTATAAAAAAAGCTCCCCCACTGTCGAAATGCGTAAACTGGCAGAGAAATTGAGTTAG
- a CDS encoding efflux transporter periplasmic adaptor subunit, whose protein sequence is MGKTTKYILISLGALIVLLIILKAAGIIGKPQLTQVAVEKADMRDINETVSASGKIKPHIEVKISPEVSGEVVELPIKEGDVVKKGQLLCKIRPDILKSGYERAVASYNSQKASVGNSSQMLKQSEATFANQASIYKRSQELYKNKVLTTAEYEQAKANYEGAKATLEASKQNVIGSTYGLAQSQASVKEAQDNLAKTTIYAPVDGVVSKLSIEIGERVLGTQQFAGTEIMTISDLSKMDVNVDVNENDINRIAIGNNSLIEVDAFLGKKFEGQVIEIGSSANVVGTNADQVTNFTVKVRITAQSYMDLLKKNAANHSPFRPGLTATVDIQTNHVKAMAVPIQSVTTREEKKDTKPVDNGATDANKKTANTPLAKEYVYVFNKATNKVKQVQVTTGIQDDTYIQILSGLKGGEEVVSAPFAAISKTLKDDMVVEKVDKSKLFTADKKKD, encoded by the coding sequence ATGGGAAAGACTACTAAATATATCCTTATCAGCTTAGGCGCATTGATTGTATTGCTGATTATTTTAAAGGCTGCCGGTATTATTGGCAAACCCCAATTAACGCAGGTGGCTGTTGAAAAGGCCGACATGCGCGATATCAATGAAACAGTGTCGGCAAGCGGCAAAATCAAACCCCACATCGAAGTAAAAATTAGTCCTGAAGTAAGCGGTGAAGTGGTTGAGTTACCGATAAAAGAAGGCGATGTAGTTAAGAAAGGCCAGCTGCTTTGTAAGATTCGCCCGGATATTCTAAAATCGGGTTACGAACGCGCTGTAGCATCCTACAACTCTCAAAAAGCAAGCGTAGGTAACTCATCTCAAATGTTGAAACAATCCGAAGCTACTTTTGCCAACCAGGCTTCAATTTATAAACGCAGCCAGGAGCTCTATAAAAACAAAGTTTTAACCACCGCCGAATATGAGCAGGCTAAAGCCAATTATGAAGGTGCAAAGGCTACTTTAGAGGCCTCAAAGCAAAATGTTATCGGCTCTACCTACGGCCTGGCACAATCTCAAGCTTCTGTAAAGGAAGCGCAGGATAACTTAGCTAAAACAACTATTTATGCGCCGGTTGATGGCGTAGTGTCAAAGCTATCTATAGAAATTGGCGAGCGTGTGCTAGGCACTCAGCAATTTGCCGGTACCGAGATCATGACGATATCTGATTTGAGCAAAATGGATGTAAACGTTGATGTAAACGAAAACGACATTAACCGCATTGCTATTGGAAACAATTCCTTGATTGAAGTTGACGCCTTCCTTGGCAAAAAATTCGAAGGTCAGGTTATAGAGATAGGTAGTTCGGCCAATGTAGTAGGTACCAATGCAGACCAGGTAACTAATTTTACGGTGAAAGTGAGGATAACCGCACAATCATACATGGACTTACTAAAAAAGAATGCCGCTAACCATTCCCCATTTCGCCCTGGCTTAACCGCTACGGTTGATATTCAAACCAACCATGTGAAAGCTATGGCTGTGCCAATTCAATCGGTAACCACCCGTGAAGAAAAGAAAGACACAAAACCTGTTGATAATGGTGCCACCGATGCAAACAAGAAAACTGCCAATACGCCATTAGCTAAAGAATATGTGTATGTTTTCAACAAAGCCACAAATAAAGTAAAACAAGTGCAGGTAACCACAGGCATTCAGGATGATACCTACATCCAAATCCTGAGCGGCCTTAAAGGCGGTGAAGAAGTGGTATCAGCACCTTTTGCTGCCATCTCTAAAACCTTGAAGGATGATATGGTGGTAGAGAAAGTGGATAAATCTAAATTGTTTACAGCAGATAAAAAGAAAGACTAA
- a CDS encoding transporter, with translation MKPKLPITKVTIACLLLLPVSIFTAKAQELITLQKAVDRTLDRNLTIKQAQISEALSTEDYKQSKYNLLPALSAGPQASYNFGRNIDPSTNQFINQSIFAVSGNVNAQVTLFQGGQLRNQIIQNRILVDVNKSNTAKVKNDLVLSVVTQYLTILTNQDLVTAAKQQIDIAKIALDRAQKNYDAGNQTLADLSQAKAQQSTAELNLTTAQNQLDLSVLVLKQYMEMNPLDEITVEKPDISKFTNVQTSFDGATIIKTALEINPDVKLAEVRALSVKQSIKIAQGNYYPSVTLFGSAGSNYSNARRLFSGVVPNGRIDTLGFVQNSNQVVTTPGYDQILTKYPFFRQFGDNFNQSFGVSLQIPIFNRFTARTSVKKARLNYENAELNTQLAKNNLSKVIIQAVLDVQSAQKKLLSTEQTYQANKEAFNVIQQRYNVGLVNSLDYNTSLTNLNKSQFDLIQARYEVIFRNKVIDYYLGNPITL, from the coding sequence ATGAAACCAAAATTACCCATCACAAAAGTAACCATTGCTTGCCTCTTATTACTTCCAGTATCTATTTTTACAGCAAAAGCCCAGGAATTGATTACCCTGCAAAAGGCTGTAGACCGGACACTCGATCGTAATCTTACCATTAAACAAGCCCAAATAAGCGAGGCTTTAAGTACTGAGGACTATAAACAATCAAAATATAACTTATTACCGGCCCTTAGTGCCGGCCCGCAAGCGTCTTATAACTTCGGTCGTAATATTGACCCGTCTACCAACCAGTTTATTAACCAAAGTATTTTTGCAGTTAGCGGAAACGTTAATGCGCAGGTAACATTGTTCCAGGGAGGACAGTTGCGCAACCAGATCATCCAAAACCGCATTTTAGTTGATGTAAATAAAAGCAACACCGCCAAGGTTAAAAACGATTTGGTGCTGAGTGTGGTAACTCAGTATTTGACCATTTTAACCAACCAGGATTTGGTGACCGCAGCTAAACAACAAATAGATATTGCTAAAATAGCGCTGGACAGGGCTCAAAAAAATTATGATGCCGGCAACCAAACTCTTGCAGATCTGTCGCAAGCTAAAGCTCAGCAATCAACGGCAGAACTTAATTTAACAACAGCCCAAAACCAATTAGACCTATCGGTACTGGTGTTAAAGCAATACATGGAAATGAATCCGCTGGATGAAATAACGGTGGAAAAGCCCGACATCAGTAAGTTTACAAACGTACAAACCAGTTTCGACGGTGCAACAATTATTAAAACAGCTTTGGAAATTAACCCGGATGTAAAGCTTGCAGAGGTTCGTGCCTTGTCTGTTAAGCAATCCATAAAAATTGCGCAGGGCAATTACTATCCCAGTGTTACGCTATTTGGTTCTGCAGGGTCCAACTATTCAAATGCAAGAAGGCTATTTAGTGGGGTTGTACCAAACGGGAGGATTGATACTTTAGGCTTTGTGCAAAACTCTAATCAGGTTGTAACTACTCCCGGGTATGACCAGATACTTACCAAGTACCCGTTTTTTAGGCAATTTGGCGATAACTTTAACCAGTCTTTTGGAGTTAGTCTTCAAATCCCGATATTTAATCGTTTCACAGCGCGTACCTCAGTTAAAAAAGCACGTCTGAATTACGAGAATGCCGAACTGAACACTCAACTGGCTAAAAATAACTTGAGCAAAGTGATTATCCAAGCGGTTTTGGATGTACAATCGGCACAAAAAAAGCTATTAAGTACCGAGCAAACATACCAGGCCAATAAGGAAGCTTTCAATGTTATTCAACAACGGTACAACGTGGGCCTGGTGAATTCTTTAGATTACAATACGTCATTAACCAACCTCAACAAATCTCAATTCGACCTGATACAAGCCCGCTACGAAGTAATCTTTAGAAACAAAGTAATTGATTATTATCTTGGCAATCCTATAACACTATAA
- a CDS encoding polysaccharide deacetylase gives MYLVKSPWLLKMLYAKLIWHVKPGSRCIFLTFDDGPIPIVTPFVLNILKEYDAKATFFCIGDNINKHPEVFNAVVNDGHAIGNHTYNHLRGWDTDSEIYLENFLKCDGLTHSKLFRPPYGRIKRKQIDLLKKAKPDLKIIMWDVLSGDFDIDLKPEKCLKNVLKHTADGSIVVFHDSQKAFDRLKYTLPLALEHWSKQGYTFGVLA, from the coding sequence ATGTATCTGGTAAAAAGTCCCTGGCTTCTTAAAATGCTTTATGCTAAGCTAATATGGCATGTGAAGCCGGGTAGTCGCTGTATTTTTCTGACTTTTGACGACGGCCCTATACCCATTGTTACACCATTTGTGTTAAATATTTTAAAAGAGTACGATGCCAAAGCCACCTTCTTTTGTATTGGCGATAATATTAACAAGCACCCTGAAGTATTTAATGCAGTAGTAAATGATGGCCACGCCATAGGTAATCATACCTATAACCACTTGCGGGGCTGGGATACCGACAGCGAAATTTATTTAGAAAATTTTCTAAAATGCGACGGTTTAACCCATAGTAAGCTCTTTCGCCCACCCTATGGCCGGATCAAGCGCAAACAGATTGACCTTTTGAAAAAAGCTAAGCCGGATCTGAAAATTATTATGTGGGATGTACTGAGTGGAGATTTCGATATTGATCTTAAACCAGAGAAATGCCTAAAGAATGTGCTCAAACATACCGCTGACGGCTCGATCGTAGTTTTTCATGATAGCCAAAAGGCCTTCGACCGGTTAAAGTACACGTTACCGCTGGCTCTGGAACATTGGAGCAAACAGGGGTATACGTTTGGTGTACTTGCCTAA